In one window of Nocardia brasiliensis DNA:
- a CDS encoding nuclear transport factor 2 family protein — protein sequence MTTFREAVEARDVEAMEALFADDVVFTSPVAFKPYPGKAITTAILRGVLRVFEDFRYLREIGDADGRDHALVFEATVNGKTVNGCDFLHYDETGKIDALTVMVRPLSAAQTLAEAMAAQFPRIQEEALAATRPQPTP from the coding sequence ATGACCACGTTCCGCGAGGCGGTCGAGGCCCGCGACGTCGAGGCGATGGAAGCGCTGTTCGCCGACGATGTCGTCTTCACCAGCCCGGTCGCCTTCAAGCCCTACCCGGGCAAGGCGATCACCACCGCGATCCTGCGCGGTGTGCTGCGCGTCTTCGAGGACTTCCGCTACCTGCGCGAGATCGGCGATGCCGACGGGCGCGACCACGCCCTCGTCTTCGAGGCCACCGTCAACGGCAAGACCGTCAACGGCTGCGACTTCCTGCACTACGACGAGACCGGCAAGATCGACGCCCTCACGGTCATGGTCCGCCCCCTCTCGGCCGCGCAAACCCTCGCCGAAGCCATGGCCGCCCAATTCCCCCGCATCCAAGAAGAAGCCCTCGCCGCCACCCGCCCCCAACCCACCCCCTGA
- a CDS encoding phosphoribulokinase, translating into MSVKHPVVAITGSSGAGTTSVTRTFQEIFRREGINAVVVEGDSFHRYDRNEMKLAMAEAEQSRNLTFSHFGEEANLLKELEQLFRDYGETGVGQVRKYLHDEREAEPYGQPAGTFTPWEDLAPGSDLLFYEGLHGAAITDSVNVAQYADLLVGVVPIVNLEWIQKVIRDKTERGYSSEAVIDTILRRMPDYVKYICPQFSHTYVNFQRVPTVDTSNPFIARSIPTADESFVVIRFADPKVIDFPYLLSMLHDSFMSRPNCIVVPGGKMDLAMQLIFTPLILRLMDKRPKRSH; encoded by the coding sequence ATGTCGGTCAAACACCCCGTCGTCGCCATCACCGGATCATCCGGTGCGGGCACGACCAGCGTCACGCGGACCTTCCAAGAGATCTTCCGCCGCGAAGGGATCAACGCCGTTGTGGTGGAGGGCGACTCGTTCCACCGCTACGACCGCAACGAGATGAAGCTGGCGATGGCCGAGGCCGAGCAGAGTCGCAATCTGACCTTCTCGCATTTCGGGGAGGAGGCGAATCTGCTGAAGGAGCTCGAGCAGTTGTTTCGCGACTACGGCGAGACGGGGGTCGGGCAGGTGCGAAAGTATCTGCACGACGAGCGCGAGGCCGAACCCTACGGGCAGCCCGCGGGCACGTTCACCCCGTGGGAAGACCTGGCGCCCGGCAGCGACCTGCTGTTCTACGAGGGGCTGCACGGCGCCGCGATCACCGACAGCGTGAATGTCGCGCAGTACGCGGATCTGCTGGTCGGGGTGGTGCCCATCGTCAATCTGGAATGGATTCAGAAGGTCATCCGGGACAAGACCGAACGCGGCTATTCCAGCGAGGCGGTGATCGACACGATCCTGCGCCGGATGCCCGACTACGTGAAATACATCTGCCCGCAGTTCTCCCACACCTACGTCAACTTCCAGCGGGTGCCGACCGTGGACACCTCCAATCCGTTCATCGCGCGCAGCATCCCCACCGCCGACGAGAGCTTCGTGGTGATCCGCTTCGCCGATCCGAAGGTGATCGACTTCCCGTATCTGCTCTCGATGCTGCACGACTCGTTCATGTCGCGGCCCAACTGCATCGTGGTGCCCGGCGGCAAGATGGATCTGGCCATGCAGTTGATCTTCACGCCGTTGATCCTGCGGTTGATGGACAAGCGCCCCAAGCGTTCTCACTGA
- a CDS encoding class 1 fructose-bisphosphatase: MPEGLKTLTRYTIEEEHRHPGSSGEFSALVNVVATATKIIANQVTRGAIVGSLGAAEPDNLPPTVHRKLDAIANDIMVAETQWTGHLAALLSEQMSAIHPVPDAHRRGKYLLAFDPLDGSSNIDVNLPVGTIFSVLRAPEPRETGPAAADFLQAGVHQVCAGFTLYGPATMLVLTTGRGVDGFTLDREIGAFVLTHPRMRIPEDTSGFAINAANERFWERPVRRYVHECLDGVEGPRGRDFNMRWVASLVADTFHILTRGGVYLYPHDNRPPRRPGRVSLLYGANPIAFIVEQAGGWATTGGERVLEVPPEDVHHQVPLIFGSRNEVERIERYHSEPDAGPSFDSSLFGTRSLFRPAPH; the protein is encoded by the coding sequence ATGCCAGAAGGACTGAAGACGCTCACCCGCTATACGATCGAGGAGGAGCATCGCCATCCCGGCTCGTCCGGTGAATTCTCCGCCCTGGTCAATGTCGTGGCGACGGCGACGAAGATCATCGCCAATCAGGTGACCAGGGGAGCCATTGTCGGCTCGCTGGGCGCGGCGGAGCCGGACAATCTGCCGCCGACGGTGCATCGCAAGCTCGACGCGATCGCCAACGACATCATGGTCGCCGAGACGCAGTGGACGGGGCATCTGGCCGCGCTGCTCTCCGAACAGATGTCGGCGATTCATCCGGTGCCCGACGCGCATCGGCGCGGCAAGTATCTGCTGGCGTTCGATCCGCTCGACGGGTCGTCCAACATCGACGTGAATCTGCCCGTCGGGACCATCTTCAGCGTGCTGCGCGCCCCCGAGCCGCGCGAAACCGGGCCGGCGGCAGCCGATTTCCTGCAGGCCGGGGTGCATCAGGTGTGCGCGGGCTTCACCCTGTACGGCCCGGCGACGATGCTGGTGCTCACCACGGGCCGTGGGGTGGACGGGTTCACCCTCGATCGCGAGATCGGCGCGTTCGTGCTGACCCACCCGCGCATGCGCATCCCCGAGGACACCTCAGGTTTCGCGATCAACGCCGCCAATGAGCGGTTCTGGGAACGTCCGGTGCGCCGGTACGTGCACGAGTGTCTCGACGGCGTGGAGGGGCCGCGCGGGCGCGACTTCAACATGCGCTGGGTCGCCTCGTTGGTCGCCGACACCTTCCACATCCTGACCCGCGGCGGGGTCTATCTCTATCCGCACGACAACCGGCCCCCGCGGCGTCCGGGCCGGGTCTCGCTGCTCTACGGCGCCAATCCGATCGCGTTCATCGTCGAACAGGCGGGCGGGTGGGCGACCACCGGCGGGGAACGGGTGCTCGAGGTGCCACCGGAGGACGTGCATCACCAGGTGCCGCTGATCTTCGGCTCGCGCAACGAGGTGGAGCGGATCGAGCGCTATCACAGCGAGCCCGACGCGGGGCCCAGCTTCGACAGCTCACTGTTCGGGACGCGCTCCCTGTTCCGGCCCGCGCCGCATTGA
- a CDS encoding AAA family ATPase → MAAEQNGFRLHRPGAGDGRPVRPEPAVEAEPEPLDADALLDLSTDIAGNDVEETLRRLDAELVGLANVKGRVREIAALLLVDRARQRFGLSASRPTMHMSFTGGPGTGKTTVALRMAEMLHALGYIRKPKVHTVTRDDLVGQFIGHTAPKTKEALAKAAGGVLFIDEAYYLFRPENERDYGQEVIEILLQEMESERANLVVIFAGYPDRMERFFSANPGLSSRVAHHLEFADYTHAELLGIAELMVARENFRFDAAAHAAFAEYLTLRMARPRFSNARSVRNALDRCRLRQAKRLVELHRPLGKSDLITLTDRDVYGSSVFEHGRVTTDPPDGPTARAPA, encoded by the coding sequence ATGGCGGCTGAGCAGAACGGTTTCCGGCTGCACCGCCCCGGCGCCGGTGACGGCAGGCCGGTGCGCCCCGAGCCTGCCGTCGAGGCCGAGCCGGAACCGCTGGATGCCGATGCGCTGCTCGACCTTTCGACCGATATCGCGGGTAACGACGTCGAGGAGACGTTGCGCAGGCTCGACGCCGAGCTCGTCGGCCTGGCGAACGTGAAGGGCCGGGTGCGCGAGATCGCGGCGCTGCTGCTGGTCGATCGGGCCAGGCAGCGCTTCGGGTTGAGTGCGTCGCGGCCCACCATGCACATGAGCTTCACGGGCGGTCCCGGCACCGGCAAGACCACCGTCGCGCTGCGCATGGCCGAGATGCTGCACGCGCTGGGTTACATCCGTAAACCCAAGGTGCACACCGTCACCCGCGACGATCTGGTGGGCCAGTTCATCGGCCACACCGCGCCCAAGACCAAGGAGGCGCTGGCCAAGGCGGCGGGCGGGGTGCTGTTCATCGACGAGGCCTACTACCTGTTCCGCCCGGAGAACGAGCGCGACTACGGGCAGGAGGTCATCGAGATCCTGTTGCAGGAGATGGAAAGCGAGCGCGCCAACCTGGTGGTGATCTTCGCCGGCTATCCGGATCGGATGGAGCGCTTCTTCTCCGCCAATCCCGGCCTGTCCTCGCGGGTCGCCCACCACCTGGAGTTCGCCGACTACACCCACGCGGAACTGCTCGGCATCGCCGAATTGATGGTGGCGCGGGAGAACTTCCGGTTCGACGCGGCCGCGCACGCCGCGTTCGCGGAGTATCTGACGCTGCGGATGGCCCGGCCGCGGTTCTCCAACGCGCGCAGCGTGCGCAACGCCCTGGACCGCTGCCGCCTGCGGCAGGCGAAACGGCTTGTCGAGCTGCATCGCCCGCTCGGCAAGTCCGATCTGATCACGCTGACCGACCGGGATGTCTACGGCAGCAGCGTGTTCGAGCACGGCCGAGTGACCACCGACCCGCCGGACGGGCCGACCGCGCGGGCTCCGGCGTGA
- a CDS encoding ribulose bisphosphate carboxylase small subunit — protein MYLRHGTFSYLPEFTDAEIAAQVRYALLNSWPVSIEYTDDPHPRNAYWEMWGLPLFDLDEPDGVLAEINACRATFPHHYVRVLAYDARYGRQTTALSFLVQRPADEPGFVLTRAEGSDRRQQYGFHSYATDDRQGRRYGG, from the coding sequence ATGTATCTGCGTCACGGAACCTTTTCCTACCTGCCGGAATTCACCGATGCCGAGATCGCCGCGCAGGTGCGGTACGCGCTGCTCAACAGCTGGCCGGTGTCGATCGAGTACACCGACGATCCGCATCCGCGTAACGCCTACTGGGAGATGTGGGGTCTGCCGCTGTTCGATCTGGACGAGCCCGACGGTGTGCTCGCCGAGATCAACGCCTGCCGTGCGACTTTCCCGCACCACTACGTCCGGGTGCTGGCCTATGATGCCCGCTACGGCAGGCAGACCACCGCGCTGAGCTTTCTGGTGCAGCGTCCGGCCGACGAACCCGGCTTCGTGCTGACCCGCGCGGAAGGCTCGGATCGCCGCCAGCAGTACGGGTTCCACTCCTACGCCACCGACGACCGCCAGGGGCGGCGGTATGGCGGCTGA
- a CDS encoding form I ribulose bisphosphate carboxylase large subunit, with protein MAEASERDRWDPGVQSYASMGYYAPDYQPSDTDVLAAFRVTPQPGVDPIEAAAAVAGESSTATWTVVWTDRLTAHTKYQAKCYRIDEVPGRPGEYFAYIAYDLDLFEEGSITNLTSSVIGNVFGFKPLLALRLEDMRIPVAYVKTFQGPPHGVVMEREYLNKYGRPLLGATVKPKLGLSARNYGRVVYEACKGGLDFTKDDENINSQPFMRWRDRYLYAMEGVNRAIADTGELKGHYLNVTAATMEDMYERAEFAKELGSVVIMMDLTVGYTAMQSMSHWARRNGVLLHLHRAGHSTFTRQKTHGVSFRVLAKWCRLIGVDHLHAGTVVGKLEGDPATTKGFYDTLRENHIPANPANGIFFDQHWASLPGVLPVASGGIHAGQMHQLLDLFADDVILQFGGGTIGHPLGIAAGAEANRVALEAVVKARNEGRDLLKEGPDVLRKAAEICRPLEVALATWGDVTFDYAATDAPDAVPTATR; from the coding sequence ATGGCCGAAGCAAGCGAGCGGGACCGGTGGGATCCGGGTGTGCAGTCGTATGCCTCGATGGGGTATTACGCGCCGGACTATCAGCCCTCCGATACCGATGTGCTGGCCGCGTTCCGGGTCACCCCGCAGCCGGGCGTCGATCCGATCGAGGCGGCGGCCGCGGTCGCCGGTGAATCCTCGACGGCCACTTGGACGGTGGTGTGGACCGACCGGCTCACCGCGCACACGAAGTATCAGGCCAAGTGCTATCGGATCGACGAGGTGCCCGGCCGCCCGGGTGAGTATTTCGCGTATATCGCCTACGATCTCGACCTTTTCGAAGAAGGTTCGATCACCAACCTGACCTCCTCGGTCATCGGTAATGTGTTCGGCTTCAAGCCTTTGCTGGCGCTGCGGCTCGAGGACATGCGTATTCCGGTGGCGTATGTGAAGACTTTCCAGGGCCCGCCGCACGGTGTCGTGATGGAGCGGGAGTATCTGAACAAGTACGGCAGGCCGTTGCTCGGCGCCACGGTGAAACCGAAACTCGGTCTGTCGGCGCGCAATTACGGCCGCGTGGTGTACGAGGCGTGCAAGGGCGGACTGGATTTCACCAAGGACGACGAGAACATCAATTCCCAGCCGTTCATGCGGTGGCGGGATCGCTACCTGTACGCGATGGAGGGCGTGAACCGCGCGATCGCCGACACCGGCGAACTCAAGGGCCACTACCTCAATGTCACCGCGGCGACCATGGAGGACATGTACGAGCGGGCCGAGTTCGCGAAGGAGCTGGGCAGCGTCGTGATCATGATGGATCTGACCGTGGGTTACACGGCGATGCAGTCGATGTCGCACTGGGCGCGGCGCAACGGTGTGCTGCTGCACCTGCACCGGGCCGGGCATTCGACGTTCACGCGGCAGAAGACGCACGGGGTGAGCTTCCGGGTGCTGGCCAAGTGGTGCCGGTTGATCGGTGTCGACCACCTGCACGCGGGCACCGTCGTCGGGAAGCTGGAGGGCGATCCGGCGACGACCAAGGGGTTCTATGACACGTTGCGGGAGAACCATATTCCCGCCAACCCGGCCAACGGGATCTTCTTCGACCAGCATTGGGCGAGCCTGCCCGGGGTGCTGCCGGTGGCTTCCGGCGGTATCCACGCCGGGCAGATGCATCAGCTGCTCGATCTGTTCGCCGACGACGTGATCCTGCAGTTCGGCGGCGGCACCATCGGCCATCCGCTGGGCATCGCGGCCGGCGCCGAGGCGAACCGGGTGGCGCTCGAGGCGGTGGTCAAGGCGCGCAATGAGGGCCGCGATCTGCTGAAGGAGGGGCCCGACGTGCTGCGTAAGGCGGCCGAGATCTGCCGTCCGCTCGAGGTCGCGCTGGCGACCTGGGGCGATGTCACCTTCGACTATGCCGCCACCGACGCACCCGACGCGGTGCCGACGGCGACCCGCTGA
- a CDS encoding LysR family transcriptional regulator gives MAAVSAARMETFLVVARLSSIRRAAAQLHITEAAVSAAVAHVEKQLGAKLIAKSGRGITLTEAGRIYAEYCRSILGLMNEAHAAVQQAETGRLRIGVVATAGEYVLLGPLASFRHRFPDIELSLSVHPRDVLFLELQHHETDLVIAGRPPRNTGLVIRARRASRLVVVGTPNQDPAHATWLLRGRGSGTRDATLALLDQLDLAPPTLTLGSHGTVLAAARAGLGVTLIHSDAVSQDLDSGALHILPVTGTPMDRPWHAITTRTPTPTTRLFLTHICAPTEVGPDAFDPA, from the coding sequence ATGGCAGCGGTCAGTGCAGCCAGGATGGAAACCTTCCTGGTCGTGGCCAGATTGAGCAGCATCCGGCGCGCCGCCGCCCAGCTGCACATCACCGAGGCCGCGGTCTCCGCCGCCGTCGCGCACGTCGAGAAACAGTTGGGCGCCAAGCTCATCGCCAAATCCGGGCGCGGGATCACGCTCACCGAGGCCGGACGGATCTACGCCGAATACTGCCGCAGCATCCTCGGTTTGATGAACGAGGCGCACGCCGCGGTCCAGCAGGCCGAAACCGGGCGACTACGCATCGGCGTCGTCGCCACCGCGGGCGAGTACGTGCTACTCGGCCCGCTCGCGTCGTTTCGTCACCGCTTCCCCGATATCGAACTCAGCCTCTCGGTCCACCCGCGCGACGTGCTGTTCCTCGAATTGCAGCACCACGAAACCGATCTCGTCATCGCGGGCCGCCCGCCCCGCAACACCGGCCTGGTCATCCGCGCGCGCCGGGCCAGCCGCCTCGTCGTCGTCGGCACACCGAATCAGGATCCCGCACACGCCACCTGGCTCTTACGCGGCCGCGGCTCCGGCACCCGCGACGCCACCCTGGCCCTGCTGGACCAACTCGATCTCGCCCCACCGACCCTGACCCTCGGCAGCCACGGCACCGTGCTCGCCGCGGCCCGCGCCGGGCTCGGCGTCACCCTCATCCACAGCGACGCCGTCTCCCAGGACCTCGACTCCGGTGCCCTGCACATCCTTCCGGTCACCGGCACCCCCATGGACCGCCCCTGGCACGCGATCACCACCCGCACCCCCACCCCCACCACCCGCCTTTTCCTCACCCACATCTGCGCCCCCACCGAAGTAGGCCCCGACGCCTTCGATCCCGCTTGA
- a CDS encoding alpha/beta fold hydrolase produces the protein MKSISRPRLSARAVAALVFTLLLATGTTACATTAADAAPPYASATQGDSVFESTFRHEFANVDGVRMHYVKGGSGSPVVLIHGWPQTWFGWWPIMPALAEKHTVYAVDLPGLGDSTGSPSGYDKATLARYVHTLIADRLGVRDAQVIGHNFGAAVAFQYASLFPADTARLGYLDLPLPGPAIDGPTYRSLSWHIAFHAQRRVPEAVVGDDVREYLALFYPQVSFGGTAFGGTADRSPFTPAEIDEFARTYRKPEVLSAGFELYRALDQDVRDTVAAAPVTAPTLLLTAQGQLDPVRATTATRMTNIVQAADVPHAGHWLVEENPQFVTTELQRFLGD, from the coding sequence ATGAAATCCATCTCCCGGCCGAGGCTTTCCGCGCGCGCGGTGGCGGCTCTCGTGTTCACGTTGCTGCTGGCCACCGGTACCACCGCATGCGCGACGACTGCTGCCGACGCGGCGCCCCCGTATGCCAGTGCCACGCAAGGTGATTCGGTGTTCGAGAGCACCTTCCGGCACGAGTTCGCGAACGTGGACGGCGTGCGCATGCACTACGTGAAGGGCGGTAGCGGGTCGCCGGTGGTGTTGATCCACGGGTGGCCGCAGACCTGGTTCGGATGGTGGCCGATCATGCCCGCGCTGGCGGAGAAGCACACCGTCTATGCCGTCGACCTGCCCGGTCTGGGGGATAGTACGGGCTCGCCGAGCGGATACGACAAGGCCACCTTGGCGCGGTACGTGCACACGCTCATCGCCGACCGGCTCGGGGTGCGCGACGCACAGGTGATCGGCCATAACTTCGGGGCGGCGGTCGCGTTCCAGTACGCGAGCCTGTTTCCGGCCGACACCGCACGCCTCGGGTATCTCGATCTGCCGTTGCCCGGTCCCGCGATCGACGGACCCACCTACCGCTCCCTGAGCTGGCACATCGCCTTCCACGCGCAGCGGCGCGTGCCCGAAGCCGTGGTGGGCGACGACGTGCGCGAATACCTCGCCCTGTTCTACCCGCAGGTGTCCTTCGGCGGAACGGCTTTCGGTGGCACCGCGGACCGTTCACCGTTCACCCCCGCCGAGATCGACGAGTTCGCGCGGACCTACCGCAAGCCCGAGGTCCTGTCCGCCGGTTTCGAGCTCTACCGCGCGCTGGACCAGGATGTTCGCGACACCGTAGCCGCGGCCCCGGTGACCGCTCCCACCCTGCTCTTGACCGCACAGGGCCAGCTCGACCCCGTCCGCGCCACCACCGCGACCCGGATGACCAACATCGTCCAGGCCGCCGATGTCCCGCACGCGGGCCACTGGCTCGTCGAAGAGAACCCTCAGTTCGTCACCACCGAACTCCAACGCTTCCTGGGTGACTGA
- a CDS encoding DinB family protein encodes MPTIKRRKDVPPPRTGNSEAETLRGFLDYLRDSIAAKVDGAPEPQVRAAVPSGTNLLGLLTHLTAVERSMFLGDTVTDWQATFHAAPHDSVAEVVAGYRAAVERSNEILDGCGDLAAPIPRPGRPAPSVRWALVHMIEETGRHAGHADILRELIDGATGR; translated from the coding sequence ATGCCGACCATCAAGCGCCGTAAGGACGTTCCGCCGCCACGAACCGGCAACAGCGAGGCTGAGACGTTGCGCGGGTTCCTGGACTATCTGCGCGACTCGATTGCCGCGAAGGTCGACGGCGCACCGGAACCACAGGTGCGAGCCGCGGTGCCATCGGGCACGAATCTGCTCGGCCTGCTCACCCACCTGACCGCCGTCGAACGCTCGATGTTCCTCGGCGATACCGTGACCGACTGGCAGGCGACCTTCCATGCGGCGCCGCACGACTCCGTCGCCGAGGTGGTCGCGGGCTATCGGGCGGCCGTCGAGCGGTCGAACGAAATCCTCGACGGCTGTGGGGATCTCGCCGCGCCTATCCCGCGCCCGGGACGTCCGGCGCCCAGTGTTCGCTGGGCGCTGGTGCACATGATCGAGGAGACCGGGCGACACGCGGGCCACGCCGACATCCTTCGCGAACTGATCGATGGGGCGACCGGTCGCTGA
- a CDS encoding helix-turn-helix domain-containing protein produces the protein MDRETEEVLGVVGPRLRALRRERGITLADLAARTGVSESTLSRLESGQRRATLELLLPLARTYDVPLDDLVGAPRTGDPRIHLKPIRRYGMIFVPLSRRPGGIQAFKMIIPGTPEPLEPTPQTHEGFEWLYVLNGHLRLVLGDRDYTLPPGEAAEFDTAVPHWLGSADAATVELLILFGPQGLRAHVRAEPPQPKEH, from the coding sequence ATGGACCGCGAAACCGAAGAAGTGCTCGGCGTGGTCGGCCCCCGCCTGCGCGCCCTGCGCCGCGAGCGCGGCATCACCCTCGCCGACCTCGCCGCGCGCACCGGCGTCTCCGAGAGCACCCTGTCCCGGCTGGAAAGCGGACAGCGCCGCGCCACCCTGGAATTGCTGCTGCCCCTGGCCCGCACCTACGACGTTCCGCTCGACGATCTCGTCGGCGCGCCGAGGACCGGCGACCCCCGCATCCACCTCAAGCCGATCCGCCGCTACGGCATGATCTTCGTGCCGCTGTCCCGGCGGCCGGGCGGAATCCAAGCCTTCAAGATGATCATCCCCGGCACGCCCGAACCGCTCGAGCCGACGCCCCAGACCCACGAGGGCTTCGAATGGCTCTACGTGCTCAACGGACACCTACGCCTGGTCCTCGGCGACCGCGACTACACCCTGCCCCCAGGCGAGGCCGCCGAATTCGACACTGCCGTCCCCCACTGGCTGGGCAGCGCCGACGCCGCCACCGTCGAACTCCTCATCCTCTTCGGCCCCCAGGGCCTGCGAGCCCACGTCCGCGCCGAACCACCCCAGCCGAAAGAGCATTAG